A portion of the Hymenobacter gelipurpurascens genome contains these proteins:
- a CDS encoding DUF2157 domain-containing protein, protein MSRKFLETDGPQWVQQGIITEEQREKLLALYPTDATAIGLLPLLGSFLVGLSALSLVAANWQGLPEWVRLAVLLGALGAAYAAGEHFRRRGNTNLGMGLIALGLILFGASIVLTSQLYQLIGYDLTGLLAWAVAGMGLTWLYRSRLLFIMTVVIGGIVQGYNTGQLGAFSYLTAAFTALGLGYFWWRRPDSLAGGVLATGLLWQAALLINHLHIKITWFFVPAMLIYAFGDWQPDRPAGRAMQGPPLVAAFLFTLGLALFGESDMYTGELRPPLLAYLGAMGAVLALSLVGKQRRGRLSSATDWLLLLPGFYFTGGLPLAVATLVVLYAYSGSVLFRAHQEQNPDRVTLGTVLFIITTAVAYFKLTWGFMDKSLFFLLGGVLLLSLSWYLRRRANHTFADKSTAKS, encoded by the coding sequence ATGAGTCGAAAATTCCTGGAAACCGACGGTCCTCAGTGGGTGCAGCAAGGCATTATCACGGAAGAGCAGCGGGAAAAACTACTGGCCCTCTACCCCACCGATGCCACAGCCATAGGCCTATTGCCCCTGCTGGGCAGCTTTTTGGTAGGCCTGAGTGCGCTGAGTCTGGTGGCCGCCAACTGGCAGGGCCTGCCGGAATGGGTACGTCTGGCGGTACTGCTGGGGGCACTGGGGGCCGCTTATGCAGCCGGTGAGCATTTCCGCCGCCGAGGCAACACCAACTTGGGCATGGGTCTGATTGCGCTGGGCCTGATTCTGTTCGGGGCCAGCATTGTGCTCACCAGCCAGCTCTATCAACTTATTGGGTATGACCTGACTGGCCTACTGGCCTGGGCCGTGGCTGGCATGGGCCTCACGTGGCTCTATCGTAGCCGCCTGCTGTTTATCATGACGGTCGTGATTGGGGGCATCGTGCAGGGCTACAACACCGGCCAGCTGGGCGCCTTCAGCTACCTCACGGCCGCTTTCACGGCGCTGGGCCTGGGCTACTTCTGGTGGCGCCGCCCCGATTCCCTGGCGGGCGGCGTGCTGGCTACCGGGCTGCTCTGGCAGGCGGCCTTGCTGATTAATCATCTGCACATCAAAATCACGTGGTTCTTTGTGCCCGCCATGCTCATTTACGCCTTCGGCGACTGGCAGCCCGACCGTCCGGCGGGCCGGGCCATGCAGGGGCCGCCGCTGGTAGCCGCTTTCCTGTTTACGCTGGGTCTGGCCTTGTTCGGCGAGTCGGATATGTACACAGGCGAGCTACGGCCGCCGCTACTGGCCTACCTGGGGGCTATGGGCGCGGTGCTGGCGCTGTCGTTGGTGGGCAAGCAGCGGCGCGGCCGCCTCAGCAGTGCCACCGATTGGCTGCTGCTCTTACCCGGTTTTTACTTTACGGGTGGCCTACCACTGGCCGTGGCTACGCTGGTAGTATTGTACGCTTACTCGGGCTCGGTGCTCTTCCGGGCACACCAGGAGCAAAACCCCGACCGCGTAACGCTGGGCACCGTGCTGTTCATCATCACCACGGCAGTGGCCTACTTCAAGCTCACATGGGGCTTCATGGATAAGTCGCTGTTTTTCCTGCTGGGCGGCGTACTGTTGTTGAGCTTGAGCTGGTACCTGCGCCGTCGGGCCAACCACACGTTTGCCGATAAATCAACTGCCAAGTCATGA
- a CDS encoding GDYXXLXY domain-containing protein — protein MSEPTTSAPTAPGARPLGQVANLPLPQLRRWLKWLVAAQVLFVLGVAVAGYATEALGRTISLRTTPVDPRDLLYGDYVRLNYAISQLPGHLWKGKELPRRQQAAYVLLEPRNGTFEAVGVYPEKPETKPDQAVLRGSVQDVWRRGMRLRYGLERYYVPENMGRQLEQRQSLRVQVSIAPWGQARITKVEVAP, from the coding sequence ATGAGCGAGCCGACCACATCCGCTCCGACTGCGCCCGGCGCCCGCCCCCTAGGCCAGGTAGCCAATCTGCCGCTGCCGCAACTGCGGCGGTGGCTGAAGTGGCTGGTGGCAGCGCAAGTGCTCTTCGTACTGGGCGTGGCAGTAGCCGGCTACGCCACAGAAGCGTTGGGCCGCACCATCTCGCTCCGCACCACCCCCGTAGATCCGCGCGACCTGCTCTACGGCGACTATGTCCGGCTGAACTATGCCATCAGCCAGCTCCCGGGCCATCTGTGGAAAGGCAAGGAGCTTCCGCGCCGGCAGCAGGCGGCCTACGTGCTCCTGGAGCCACGCAATGGCACCTTTGAGGCCGTAGGCGTGTACCCCGAAAAGCCCGAAACCAAACCTGACCAGGCAGTGCTGCGGGGCTCAGTGCAGGATGTATGGCGGCGCGGTATGCGCCTGCGCTACGGCCTGGAGCGCTACTATGTGCCCGAAAATATGGGCCGCCAATTAGAGCAACGCCAGTCGTTGCGGGTGCAAGTGAGCATTGCGCCCTGGGGCCAGGCGCGCATCACCAAAGTAGAAGTAGCCCCCTAA